In Turicibacter sanguinis, a genomic segment contains:
- a CDS encoding response regulator transcription factor → MKHVFVIDDDANIRQLILRYLEKEGYKVTAFENAEHVFEAFNMLQPDALVLDIMMPGTMDGLDLCKKIRTVSQVPIIFVSAKDEAVDRIIGLELGADDYLSKPFSPRELLVRLKIIFRRIEPVMVSDHETTTYQIKDLKIDDSKRVCSVKDKELSLTNNEYMLLAYLVKNKNISFTRENLIQNIWGYDYVGESRMIDDLVKRLRKKLKSFDAQVEITTVWGYGYRIDDNF, encoded by the coding sequence ATGAAACACGTATTCGTAATTGATGATGATGCAAATATTAGACAATTAATTTTAAGATATTTAGAGAAGGAAGGATATAAGGTAACAGCTTTTGAGAATGCTGAGCATGTTTTTGAGGCATTTAATATGCTACAACCCGATGCACTCGTACTTGATATTATGATGCCAGGTACGATGGATGGGCTTGATTTATGTAAGAAGATTCGTACTGTAAGCCAAGTTCCAATTATTTTCGTTTCGGCAAAAGATGAGGCGGTGGATCGTATTATTGGTCTTGAGCTTGGAGCAGATGATTATTTATCGAAACCTTTTAGCCCACGTGAGTTATTAGTGCGTTTAAAAATTATTTTTAGACGTATTGAACCGGTGATGGTGAGTGACCACGAGACGACGACTTATCAAATTAAGGATTTAAAGATTGATGACTCTAAACGTGTTTGTTCAGTTAAGGATAAGGAGTTATCTTTAACGAATAATGAGTATATGTTGTTAGCTTATTTAGTTAAAAATAAGAATATTTCGTTTACTCGTGAGAATTTAATTCAGAATATTTGGGGTTATGACTATGTCGGAGAATCTCGAATGATTGATGATTTAGTTAAACGTTTAAGAAAGAAATTAAAGTCTTTCGATGCACAAGTTGAAATTACAACGGTTTGGGGTTATGGATATCGCATTGATGATAATTTTTAG
- a CDS encoding dihydrofolate reductase family protein, which translates to MSGKIVLNLAISLDGYIADENGGFEWIVGDGNSALNTDLKWDYKKFLEEIDIVVMGKNCYNQGFHKDFKDKPIYVATSQDITDYDYYHFINGDVCTPIVNLRNEGKNIFLFGGGVLVDHFLKADIIDEYIIGIIPTILGKGRPLFLGNNPKIDLSLQYYTVEDGIVIMKYSKREK; encoded by the coding sequence ATGTCTGGAAAAATAGTATTAAATTTAGCCATTAGTTTAGATGGATACATTGCAGATGAAAATGGTGGTTTTGAATGGATTGTTGGGGATGGAAACTCTGCACTCAATACTGATTTAAAATGGGATTATAAGAAGTTTTTAGAAGAGATTGATATCGTCGTTATGGGAAAAAATTGTTATAATCAAGGATTTCATAAAGATTTTAAAGATAAACCTATCTATGTTGCCACTTCGCAAGATATAACGGATTATGATTATTATCATTTTATAAATGGAGATGTATGTACGCCGATTGTAAATTTAAGAAATGAAGGTAAAAATATCTTCTTATTCGGTGGAGGAGTTTTGGTTGATCATTTTTTAAAAGCCGATATCATAGATGAGTATATAATAGGGATTATTCCAACTATTTTAGGTAAAGGAAGACCTTTGTTTCTTGGAAATAATCCTAAGATAGACTTAAGTTTGCAATACTATACTGTTGAAGATGGCATCGTTATTATGAAATATTCTAAGAGAGAGAAGTAA
- a CDS encoding TIGR03905 family TSCPD domain-containing protein — translation METYQTSGVCSKEIQFEIEDNKIKSVNFIGGCPGNLIGISSLVKGMNVEEAIQKLKGIPCRTKETSCPDQLAKALEQYLEQK, via the coding sequence ATGGAAACTTATCAAACAAGTGGCGTATGTTCAAAAGAAATTCAATTTGAAATTGAAGATAATAAAATTAAATCAGTTAATTTCATTGGTGGATGTCCAGGAAACTTAATCGGAATCTCTTCTTTAGTTAAAGGAATGAACGTAGAAGAAGCTATCCAAAAACTAAAAGGAATTCCTTGCCGTACAAAAGAAACTTCATGTCCTGATCAGCTTGCAAAAGCGTTGGAACAATACTTAGAACAAAAATAA
- the glyA gene encoding serine hydroxymethyltransferase, whose protein sequence is MKDTAVEQALNLELKRQRENVELIASENYVSEEVMKVQGSILTNKYAEGYPSKRYYGGCEFVDTIEDIARDRAKQLFGAKFANVQPHSGSSANMGAYRAVLEPGAKVLGMNLSHGGHLTHGHPLNFSGKDYEFFEYGVDKETEMIDYEEVRRIALEVKPALIVAGASAYPRAIDFKKFREIADEVGAYLMVDMAHIAGLVAAGLHENPVPYAHIVTTTTHKTLRGPRGGMILTNDEEIATKLDKVVFPGIQGGPLMHVIGAKAVAFGEALTEEFNEYQSQVIKNAKVLAEELAKRGLRIVSGGTDNHLMLVDVKSTFGLTGKYAEHLLDRVAITCNKNTIPFDTEKPFITSGIRLGTPAVTTRGFKEAEMVELAGYIADALTYHEDEAKLDEIRQSVLGLTGRFPLYE, encoded by the coding sequence ATGAAAGATACGGCTGTAGAACAAGCCTTAAATTTAGAATTAAAGCGTCAACGTGAAAATGTTGAGTTAATTGCGTCTGAAAATTATGTTTCAGAAGAAGTGATGAAAGTTCAAGGATCAATTTTAACGAATAAATATGCTGAAGGATATCCAAGTAAACGTTACTATGGTGGATGCGAATTTGTTGATACGATTGAGGATATTGCAAGGGATCGCGCTAAGCAGTTATTTGGAGCTAAGTTTGCTAACGTGCAACCTCATTCTGGGTCTTCTGCGAATATGGGGGCATATCGTGCAGTGTTAGAGCCTGGGGCGAAAGTATTAGGTATGAATTTAAGTCACGGTGGACATTTAACTCATGGACATCCACTTAATTTCTCTGGAAAAGATTATGAGTTCTTTGAGTATGGGGTAGATAAAGAGACTGAAATGATTGATTATGAAGAAGTTCGTCGCATTGCGTTAGAAGTTAAGCCGGCATTAATTGTAGCGGGAGCATCGGCTTATCCTCGTGCGATTGATTTTAAAAAGTTCCGTGAAATTGCTGACGAAGTTGGGGCATACTTAATGGTAGATATGGCTCATATCGCAGGACTTGTGGCAGCAGGATTACATGAAAATCCAGTTCCATACGCTCATATTGTAACGACAACAACTCATAAAACGTTACGTGGTCCACGTGGTGGTATGATTTTAACGAATGATGAAGAAATTGCGACAAAACTCGATAAAGTGGTGTTTCCAGGAATTCAAGGTGGACCTTTAATGCACGTTATTGGGGCGAAAGCAGTCGCTTTTGGGGAAGCTTTGACAGAAGAATTTAATGAGTATCAATCTCAAGTCATTAAAAATGCGAAAGTGTTAGCTGAAGAACTTGCAAAACGTGGGCTTCGTATTGTATCAGGTGGAACAGATAATCACTTAATGTTAGTCGATGTTAAATCAACATTTGGATTAACAGGGAAATATGCTGAGCACTTACTTGATCGTGTTGCGATTACATGTAATAAAAATACAATCCCATTTGATACTGAAAAACCATTCATCACAAGCGGTATTCGTTTAGGAACACCAGCTGTGACAACTCGTGGATTTAAGGAAGCTGAGATGGTTGAGTTAGCAGGATATATCGCAGATGCGTTAACATATCATGAAGATGAAGCAAAATTAGATGAAATTCGTCAATCTGTTTTAGGATTAACAGGACGTTTCCCTTTATATGAATAG
- the purB gene encoding adenylosuccinate lyase, with the protein MIERYSRPEMAAIWTEQNKFESYLKVEILACEAWAHLGHIPMEDVEKLWKNASFDLNRIYEIEQETRHDVVAFTRAVSETCGEEKKWVHYGLTSTDVVDTANGYLLKQANDILRADIQRFIDVLAEKAKKYKHTVQMGRTHGVHAEITTFGLKLALWYEEMKRNQARFEQAAREVEAGKISGAVGTHANIPFFVQDYTCEKLGIQSAKISTQTLQRDRHAAYMSAIALVGASIEKMGVEIRHLQRTEVREAEEFFRKGQKGSSAMPHKRNPIGSENMAGCARVLRGYMVTAYENIPLWHERDISHSSAERIILPDATMLLDYMLNRFTNIIDNLTVYEENMLENINKTHGVIFSQRVMLKLIEKGFAREKAYDLVQPKAMQAWEERQSFRTLLEADETVCQYLDAADLDDCFDHTYHLKSVDGIFERLGL; encoded by the coding sequence ATGATCGAACGTTATTCACGCCCTGAAATGGCGGCTATTTGGACAGAACAAAATAAATTTGAGTCTTATTTAAAAGTTGAGATTTTAGCATGTGAAGCTTGGGCTCATTTAGGACACATTCCAATGGAGGATGTTGAAAAGCTATGGAAAAATGCTTCATTTGATTTAAATCGTATTTATGAAATTGAACAAGAAACTCGTCATGATGTTGTAGCTTTTACACGTGCGGTGAGTGAAACTTGTGGTGAAGAAAAAAAATGGGTACACTATGGCTTAACATCAACTGATGTTGTTGATACTGCAAACGGATATTTATTAAAACAAGCAAATGATATTTTAAGAGCAGATATTCAACGTTTTATTGATGTTTTAGCAGAGAAAGCTAAAAAATATAAACATACTGTGCAAATGGGACGTACTCACGGTGTTCATGCTGAGATTACGACGTTTGGTTTAAAATTAGCATTATGGTATGAAGAGATGAAACGTAACCAGGCTCGTTTTGAACAAGCGGCTCGTGAAGTTGAAGCGGGTAAAATTTCAGGGGCAGTTGGAACTCATGCGAATATTCCTTTCTTCGTACAAGATTATACGTGCGAAAAGTTAGGAATACAGTCAGCAAAAATTTCTACTCAAACTCTTCAACGTGATCGTCACGCTGCTTATATGTCTGCGATTGCATTAGTGGGAGCTTCTATTGAGAAAATGGGAGTTGAAATCCGTCATTTGCAACGTACGGAGGTTCGTGAAGCAGAAGAGTTCTTCCGCAAAGGACAAAAAGGATCTTCAGCAATGCCACATAAACGTAACCCAATTGGTTCAGAAAATATGGCTGGATGTGCTCGTGTGTTACGCGGATACATGGTAACAGCTTATGAAAATATTCCACTTTGGCACGAACGTGATATTTCACATTCATCTGCTGAACGTATTATTTTACCAGATGCAACGATGTTACTTGATTATATGTTAAATCGTTTTACAAATATTATTGATAACTTAACTGTTTATGAAGAAAATATGTTAGAAAACATTAATAAAACTCACGGAGTTATTTTCTCTCAACGTGTAATGTTAAAACTAATCGAAAAAGGATTTGCTCGTGAAAAAGCATATGACTTAGTACAACCTAAAGCGATGCAAGCATGGGAAGAACGACAATCATTCCGTACATTACTTGAGGCTGATGAAACAGTATGCCAGTATTTAGACGCGGCAGACTTAGACGACTGCTTCGACCACACATACCACCTAAAATCAGTAGACGGAATCTTTGAACGATTAGGATTATAA
- a CDS encoding sensor histidine kinase: MRLDRKLFWSYIIIILIAIMTSFTLFTVSSNQFLTYRITYDMEKELDVIAKNLKDNESPYWPIGGLIRNNLMKLVQSNIIIIQNDSLTYWDNDEVIQDLNAHEGDVNYLNRNYVTVSGEVNVGPYSYDIILLSEKSMITALNQMNLSILFITSLVSMLIAGFFGIYVQNNISRPIHLLRNKVRGFQESLEAPEVTIFTGDEIQELDEDLVHMAESIVKNDRKRKAFFENTSHELKTPLMNIKGYAEGLKDGIFSIDEAAEVIQQESDALRTLVESILYLSKLEDATHDRYQFQLVDVNAFLDGFHQKMSSIVADKNLQFSLELDKPVEVKIDDDKMIRALSNIITNAIRYAKSKIVIETIVEGSTIEIRLFNDGPQIDQKDLPYLFDRFYKGDQGQSGLGLAIVKTIILAHNGTVEALNVENGVCMSVKLPCIVPPQKKKTHEHKKG; the protein is encoded by the coding sequence ATGAGACTTGATCGAAAGTTGTTTTGGAGTTATATCATTATTATTTTGATTGCGATTATGACATCATTTACGTTGTTTACGGTGTCATCGAATCAATTTTTGACGTATCGAATTACATATGATATGGAGAAAGAGTTAGATGTTATTGCAAAGAATTTAAAGGATAATGAATCTCCATATTGGCCGATAGGTGGATTGATTCGTAATAATTTAATGAAGCTTGTTCAATCGAATATCATTATTATTCAAAATGATTCTTTGACTTATTGGGATAATGATGAGGTGATTCAAGATTTAAATGCACATGAAGGTGATGTTAATTATTTAAATCGTAATTATGTCACAGTTTCTGGTGAGGTTAATGTTGGGCCTTATTCTTATGATATTATTTTGTTAAGTGAGAAGAGTATGATTACGGCACTTAATCAAATGAATTTAAGTATTTTATTTATTACGTCTTTAGTGAGTATGTTGATTGCTGGATTCTTTGGGATCTATGTTCAGAATAATATTTCAAGACCGATTCATTTGTTAAGAAATAAAGTTCGCGGATTTCAGGAGAGTCTTGAAGCACCTGAGGTGACAATTTTTACGGGTGATGAGATTCAAGAGCTTGATGAAGATTTAGTTCATATGGCGGAATCGATTGTTAAAAATGATCGAAAACGTAAGGCGTTCTTTGAGAATACATCGCATGAGTTAAAGACGCCTCTGATGAATATTAAAGGGTATGCTGAAGGACTAAAGGATGGAATTTTCTCGATTGATGAGGCCGCTGAAGTCATTCAACAAGAGAGTGATGCACTTCGAACTCTCGTTGAGTCTATTTTATATTTATCGAAGCTTGAGGATGCAACACATGATCGTTATCAGTTTCAGCTTGTTGATGTGAATGCTTTTTTAGATGGTTTTCATCAGAAGATGTCGAGTATTGTGGCGGATAAGAATCTTCAGTTTTCATTGGAGCTAGATAAGCCGGTTGAAGTTAAGATTGATGATGATAAGATGATTCGTGCTTTATCTAATATTATTACGAATGCGATTCGCTATGCGAAATCGAAGATTGTGATTGAAACTATTGTTGAGGGTTCTACGATTGAGATTCGTTTGTTTAATGATGGGCCTCAAATTGATCAGAAAGATTTACCTTATTTATTTGATCGATTTTATAAGGGGGATCAAGGTCAGTCAGGACTTGGGCTTGCCATTGTTAAAACGATTATTTTAGCTCATAACGGGACAGTTGAGGCTTTAAATGTCGAAAATGGTGTTTGTATGAGTGTTAAGTTACCATGTATAGTACCTCCACAAAAGAAAAAAACACATGAACATAAGAAGGGCTAA
- the folD gene encoding bifunctional methylenetetrahydrofolate dehydrogenase/methenyltetrahydrofolate cyclohydrolase FolD, whose protein sequence is MATIIDGKKVSEDLREDLKVQTEKFVEETGIQPHLVVVIVGNNPASMTYVRNKKRSCEAVGFKSTVIELADTITEADLLAQIDVLNQDDSVHGILVQLPLPKHINEDHIISAIDVKKDVDGFHPYQVGCLASGLDSLKPCTPAGVIGLLKAYDIEIEGRHAVIIGRSHIVGKPLVQLLLEENATVTVCHSRTQNLSMLTQMADILIVAIGRPHFVTADMVKEGAVVVDVGINRLETGKLVGDVDFDTVEPKASYITPVPGGVGPMTITMLLFNTLKAAKGFTK, encoded by the coding sequence ATGGCCACAATTATTGATGGAAAAAAGGTATCTGAAGATTTACGTGAGGATTTAAAAGTTCAAACAGAAAAATTTGTTGAAGAAACAGGAATTCAGCCTCATTTAGTGGTTGTGATTGTTGGAAATAATCCTGCTTCGATGACCTATGTTCGCAATAAAAAGCGTTCATGTGAAGCGGTAGGATTTAAGTCGACGGTTATCGAGTTAGCAGATACAATAACAGAAGCAGATTTATTAGCTCAAATCGATGTTTTAAATCAAGATGATTCGGTTCATGGGATTTTAGTGCAGTTGCCATTACCAAAACATATCAATGAAGATCACATCATTTCTGCGATTGATGTGAAGAAAGATGTCGATGGATTCCATCCATATCAAGTCGGATGCCTAGCATCAGGGCTTGATTCATTAAAACCATGTACACCGGCAGGTGTTATCGGATTATTGAAAGCTTATGATATCGAAATAGAAGGTCGCCATGCTGTTATCATTGGACGTAGTCATATTGTTGGAAAGCCACTTGTCCAATTATTACTTGAAGAAAATGCAACGGTAACCGTTTGTCATTCGCGTACTCAAAATTTAAGTATGTTAACGCAGATGGCAGATATTTTAATTGTTGCGATTGGGCGTCCTCATTTTGTCACAGCTGATATGGTGAAAGAAGGAGCCGTTGTTGTCGATGTTGGAATTAATCGACTTGAAACAGGAAAGCTTGTAGGAGATGTTGATTTTGATACAGTTGAACCGAAAGCTTCTTATATTACACCTGTTCCGGGTGGAGTTGGACCGATGACGATTACGATGTTATTATTTAACACATTAAAAGCTGCAAAGGGTTTCACAAAATAA
- a CDS encoding helix-turn-helix transcriptional regulator — MTMTLGEKIKKYRQAGGLSQEQLSEKLSVSRQAVTKWESDKGIPDIHNLQAIAKLFNVSLDSLLAMDEKIGSIVLKEEIDIEKYKKTGKARSKYDMVVKEKYPKAMVIYPLIRRKKLNKMEAMIDFLTEPGVLEMVDSLNDMSAYYLVEQNGQQFLVNVTKTYIEGRRLKQKFEGKKCVIEKNIFIKLNYTL, encoded by the coding sequence ATGACGATGACATTAGGAGAAAAAATAAAAAAATATCGCCAAGCGGGAGGATTATCACAGGAACAATTATCTGAAAAATTAAGTGTTTCAAGACAAGCAGTTACGAAGTGGGAGTCTGATAAAGGAATACCGGATATTCATAATTTGCAGGCAATCGCAAAATTATTTAATGTGAGCTTAGATTCTTTGTTAGCTATGGATGAGAAAATTGGTTCAATTGTTCTAAAGGAAGAGATTGATATTGAGAAGTACAAAAAAACAGGAAAAGCTCGTTCTAAATATGATATGGTGGTAAAAGAAAAGTATCCAAAGGCAATGGTTATTTATCCACTTATACGAAGAAAAAAATTAAATAAGATGGAAGCTATGATTGATTTTTTAACGGAACCTGGCGTTTTAGAAATGGTGGATTCGTTAAATGATATGAGTGCCTACTATTTAGTGGAGCAGAATGGTCAACAATTTTTAGTCAATGTTACGAAGACCTATATTGAAGGACGCAGATTAAAACAGAAATTTGAAGGAAAGAAATGTGTTATTGAAAAGAATATATTTATAAAACTTAATTATACATTATAA
- a CDS encoding glycoside hydrolase family 31 protein yields the protein METYIEKHFKMDFKPMANEGAVFQGACYRIAFLTSRIVRLEYSLTGCFEDRPSQTFWYREQEVPALSVKEDEHILEVVTDHLRLKYLKEQPFSGDTLSIELKYSCQIWRYGTEEQTNLGGTARTLDAVDGALKLEKGLNSREGYVIIDDSKSLVFNEASWLEPRTTNSTDLYFFGYGTAYKECIADYCKLTGRTQLLPRYALGNWWSRYWEYSDTELEGLMNRFESEGIPLSVCIIDMDWHNVNIDPKYGSGWTGYTWNKNLFKDPKAFMTWLHDKGLRTSLNLHPADGIRGHEDCYESVAKYMGVDVSSEQPVPFDISSPKFMKAYFEKVHHPLEDEGVDFWWIDWQQGTNSSMKGLDPLYFLNHLHYYDLGRDGSKRPFTFSRWPGLGGHRYPIGFSGDTVVTWDSLAYQPYFTSTAANVAYGWWSHDIGGHFMGIDDSELYARWVQYGVFSPINRLHTSKGIFNRREPWRHSHEAYEVAKSFLNLRHQLVPYIYTMSYRNMTESLPFITPMYFEHPHDGKAYEYKDQYYYGSELMVAPFTAPRSKVLNRTFKEVWLPRGQWFDFFTGEAYRGDNIYAMYGKLEEIPVFAKAGAIVPMAKLEQTNQIDNPEHLELVVFGGASNSFTMYEDDGISREYEAGHSVLTTFDLEASDTKLIFKINEPVGDLNVIPVNRQYTVKFRGVASDCECFLNGEESDFNYDVVTRTLSVTVDSADSIIEVRHQDLYHQEIDVDQLIFELVQDATIIMDEKQRFEHWSYGILGTNLSLEEKMMRVLAMPVNDEVRRAVLAILTKALMK from the coding sequence ATGGAAACTTACATTGAAAAACATTTTAAAATGGATTTTAAACCAATGGCAAATGAGGGGGCTGTTTTTCAGGGAGCATGTTATCGAATTGCATTTTTAACATCTCGTATTGTTCGTTTAGAATACTCACTGACAGGTTGCTTTGAGGATCGCCCAAGTCAAACATTTTGGTATCGCGAACAGGAAGTCCCAGCACTTTCTGTTAAAGAAGATGAACATATATTAGAAGTTGTAACGGATCATTTAAGATTAAAATATTTAAAAGAACAACCATTTAGTGGGGATACCCTATCAATTGAATTAAAATATTCTTGTCAAATTTGGCGTTATGGAACTGAAGAACAGACAAACTTAGGTGGAACAGCGAGAACTTTGGATGCTGTTGATGGTGCCTTAAAACTTGAAAAAGGTTTAAATTCACGCGAGGGATATGTCATCATTGATGATTCAAAATCACTTGTGTTTAACGAAGCGTCTTGGTTAGAACCAAGAACAACGAATTCAACGGATCTTTATTTCTTTGGATATGGGACTGCCTACAAAGAATGTATTGCAGATTATTGTAAGTTAACAGGGCGCACTCAATTATTACCACGATATGCACTTGGTAACTGGTGGAGTCGTTATTGGGAATATTCAGATACAGAACTAGAGGGGTTAATGAATCGTTTTGAATCTGAGGGAATCCCATTATCGGTTTGTATTATTGATATGGACTGGCACAATGTAAATATTGATCCGAAGTACGGTAGTGGATGGACGGGCTATACCTGGAATAAAAACTTATTCAAAGACCCTAAAGCATTTATGACTTGGTTACATGATAAGGGGTTAAGAACGTCACTTAATTTACACCCCGCTGATGGAATTCGTGGTCATGAAGATTGTTATGAAAGTGTTGCTAAGTATATGGGAGTTGATGTTTCCTCGGAACAACCTGTGCCATTTGATATTTCAAGTCCTAAGTTTATGAAAGCCTATTTTGAGAAAGTTCATCATCCACTTGAGGACGAAGGCGTTGATTTTTGGTGGATTGACTGGCAACAGGGAACGAATTCTTCGATGAAGGGATTAGATCCATTATATTTCTTAAACCACTTGCATTATTATGATTTAGGTCGTGATGGATCGAAACGTCCATTTACGTTCTCTCGTTGGCCAGGTCTTGGAGGTCATCGTTATCCAATTGGTTTCTCAGGTGATACGGTTGTGACTTGGGATTCGCTTGCGTATCAGCCATACTTTACGTCAACAGCCGCAAATGTTGCGTATGGATGGTGGAGCCACGATATCGGAGGTCATTTTATGGGAATCGATGATTCTGAGTTGTATGCTCGTTGGGTGCAATATGGGGTGTTTAGTCCGATTAATCGACTTCATACATCAAAAGGAATCTTTAATCGACGAGAACCTTGGCGTCATTCTCATGAAGCGTATGAGGTGGCGAAATCGTTCTTAAATCTTCGTCATCAATTAGTACCTTATATTTATACGATGTCATACCGCAATATGACGGAGTCTTTACCGTTTATTACGCCGATGTATTTTGAGCATCCGCATGATGGAAAAGCATATGAGTATAAAGATCAATATTATTATGGTAGTGAGTTAATGGTGGCACCATTTACCGCGCCACGTAGTAAAGTTTTAAATCGTACGTTTAAAGAGGTTTGGTTACCACGCGGTCAGTGGTTTGATTTCTTCACAGGTGAGGCGTACCGTGGAGATAATATTTATGCGATGTACGGTAAACTTGAAGAGATTCCGGTATTCGCCAAGGCAGGAGCCATTGTTCCAATGGCCAAACTAGAACAAACAAATCAGATTGATAATCCAGAGCATTTAGAGTTAGTTGTATTTGGTGGAGCTAGTAATTCATTCACGATGTACGAAGATGATGGTATTAGTCGTGAGTATGAAGCGGGACACAGTGTATTAACCACTTTTGATTTAGAAGCATCAGATACTAAATTGATATTTAAGATTAATGAACCCGTTGGTGATTTAAATGTGATTCCAGTAAATCGTCAGTATACAGTGAAGTTTAGAGGTGTAGCATCAGACTGTGAATGTTTCTTGAATGGTGAAGAATCAGACTTTAATTATGATGTAGTTACAAGAACTTTATCAGTAACGGTTGATTCTGCTGATAGTATTATCGAAGTTCGTCATCAAGATTTATATCATCAAGAAATTGATGTTGATCAATTAATCTTTGAATTAGTTCAAGATGCGACTATTATCATGGATGAAAAGCAACGTTTTGAACACTGGTCATATGGAATTTTAGGCACGAATCTTTCTCTTGAAGAGAAAATGATGAGAGTTCTGGCAATGCCAGTCAATGATGAGGTTCGTCGTGCTGTGTTAGCTATTTTAACGAAAGCTTTGATGAAGTAG
- a CDS encoding thioredoxin domain-containing protein, whose protein sequence is MKKILIALVAVVIIAVGVNMFFPSVNSITDFKHINYTEAFDQKDSEYYVYFYQETCGLCQQFGPELVAAHNDENVPVYVVDMAADENLDAWYDWEAHDLDYTKVIGKMENGVEVLNEGESRALYPSNEGWTISTNQSNEIVAYNSHANNNVTPQSAQQLEISGTPTLLKVKDGQFAGYGEGITEDRALLATYGQ, encoded by the coding sequence ATGAAGAAGATTTTAATTGCTTTAGTTGCAGTTGTTATTATAGCAGTTGGCGTTAATATGTTTTTTCCTAGTGTCAATTCGATTACTGATTTTAAACATATTAATTATACAGAGGCCTTTGATCAGAAGGATTCTGAGTATTATGTGTACTTTTATCAGGAGACTTGTGGTTTATGTCAGCAGTTTGGTCCTGAACTAGTAGCAGCTCATAATGATGAGAATGTTCCTGTTTATGTGGTTGATATGGCAGCTGATGAAAACTTAGATGCTTGGTATGATTGGGAGGCCCATGATTTAGATTATACAAAAGTCATTGGTAAGATGGAAAATGGTGTTGAAGTTTTAAATGAGGGTGAGAGTCGTGCTCTTTATCCTTCAAATGAAGGATGGACGATTTCAACTAATCAAAGTAATGAGATTGTAGCATATAATAGTCATGCTAATAATAATGTGACTCCACAATCTGCACAACAACTTGAGATTTCAGGAACACCAACTTTATTAAAAGTTAAAGATGGTCAGTTTGCAGGATATGGAGAAGGTATCACTGAAGATCGTGCCTTACTAGCAACTTATGGACAATAA